In Thiovibrio frasassiensis, one DNA window encodes the following:
- a CDS encoding AAA family ATPase: MLPSQPPKNQLKQFETLRKELKKIVLDQDDAIDEVVDAFIHLAFRPPKEAPPKAIFTFLGPPGVGKIYLARVLCRMLKEYDGFKRFDLERYSDPESADQLLAPQVIGEEIQEGELIRFLRATPRAIILFESIEMASNQLQMALLELITKEEPDNGINCREVIVIFTSTLGSTLYQGKEFLSTFRRNKTRAQSLIMEAMAKEKKVAGDVIQEAIAPKLLTTLAQNYIILFNRLGMNAMVRIGTDSLAQVGEYFRQKGITLEFPELKGLVTLLVLSLGPAITAKKVKQKLPDEVLFKITRTLRQLPSSPSKIIFKLTKKAEASLHKLTEAGDQLLPLIYKNNQTVELTWKEYLRGETLIFSLAKAEPRSLPMGKGLLRSERPAIEFSEIGFENIAGNRQTKTTLKQIINTLKKPELVKKFSISMPKGMLLYGPPGVGKTLLGKAFAREAGRPYIYVSRTELFDSEYIRLVYLKAREYAPSIVFLDGIDVKGLMEGMLTGVPADQIALEIDALSDEPEESVFTVVTAVSREEVPPLLIEPDRIDTFVEAPELDREARRFFVEQILKKPNNGKIDVDKVVRYISGMNGYELQRIGKEASLHAIRHGLKCISEEILIEQINIIKYGSKLEKTHIRNLEEDLRMTAFHEAGHAVLSYLLLPNTKIEQVTIAPRLRVLGFISYSFEDFPSNLSKEEVFNNICVLMAGRMASMKKFGAKGMDTGAASDLEEATHQAYTAIANLGMDEELGFVHTDTLSRNVNKQLFREVVERQVRLWIDKATRKAGEMIEANWQQIETLANILIRQEIVDGGELEKIMQKKRGAK; encoded by the coding sequence TTGCTACCTTCCCAGCCGCCCAAAAACCAACTCAAGCAGTTTGAAACCCTCCGCAAGGAGCTGAAAAAGATCGTCCTCGACCAGGACGACGCCATCGACGAGGTGGTGGACGCCTTCATTCACCTGGCCTTCCGCCCACCCAAGGAGGCGCCGCCCAAGGCGATCTTCACCTTTCTCGGCCCGCCGGGTGTGGGCAAGATCTATCTGGCCCGGGTTCTCTGCCGCATGCTCAAGGAGTATGACGGCTTCAAACGTTTTGATCTGGAACGGTACAGCGACCCGGAAAGCGCGGACCAGCTCCTCGCCCCCCAGGTGATCGGCGAGGAAATCCAGGAAGGCGAACTGATCCGCTTTCTCCGCGCCACCCCCCGGGCCATCATCCTCTTTGAGTCCATTGAAATGGCAAGCAACCAGTTGCAGATGGCGCTGCTCGAGCTGATTACCAAAGAGGAGCCGGACAACGGCATCAACTGCCGGGAGGTGATCGTGATCTTCACCTCCACCCTGGGCAGCACCCTTTACCAGGGCAAGGAATTCCTCTCCACCTTCCGGCGCAACAAAACCCGGGCCCAAAGCCTGATCATGGAGGCCATGGCCAAGGAAAAGAAGGTGGCGGGCGATGTGATCCAAGAGGCGATCGCGCCCAAGCTTCTCACCACCCTGGCCCAAAACTACATCATCCTTTTCAACCGGCTGGGCATGAACGCCATGGTCCGCATCGGCACGGATTCCCTGGCGCAGGTGGGCGAATATTTCCGGCAAAAAGGAATTACCCTTGAATTCCCCGAGCTCAAGGGGCTGGTCACCCTCCTGGTCCTCTCCCTGGGCCCGGCGATCACGGCAAAAAAGGTAAAACAGAAGCTGCCCGACGAGGTGCTCTTCAAGATCACTCGCACTCTGCGGCAATTGCCGAGCTCCCCGAGCAAAATCATCTTCAAACTCACCAAGAAGGCAGAAGCCTCGCTTCACAAGCTCACGGAGGCAGGCGACCAGCTCCTGCCCCTCATCTACAAAAATAATCAGACCGTGGAGCTGACCTGGAAGGAATACCTGCGGGGGGAAACCCTCATCTTCAGCCTGGCCAAGGCGGAACCCCGTTCGCTGCCCATGGGCAAGGGGCTGTTGCGCAGCGAGCGGCCGGCCATTGAGTTTTCCGAGATCGGTTTTGAGAACATCGCCGGCAATCGCCAGACCAAAACGACCCTGAAGCAGATCATCAACACCCTGAAAAAACCCGAACTGGTAAAGAAATTTTCCATCAGTATGCCCAAGGGCATGCTGCTCTATGGTCCTCCTGGCGTAGGAAAAACCTTGCTGGGCAAAGCCTTTGCCCGGGAGGCCGGCCGGCCCTACATCTATGTCTCCCGCACCGAGCTCTTTGATTCCGAATACATCCGCTTGGTCTATCTCAAGGCGCGGGAATATGCGCCCAGCATCGTTTTTCTCGACGGCATCGACGTCAAGGGCTTGATGGAGGGGATGCTGACCGGGGTGCCTGCCGACCAGATCGCCCTTGAAATTGACGCCCTTTCCGACGAGCCGGAGGAGTCGGTGTTCACCGTGGTCACGGCGGTGAGCCGGGAGGAGGTGCCGCCGCTGCTCATCGAACCGGACCGCATCGACACCTTTGTCGAGGCGCCGGAACTGGACCGGGAGGCTCGACGCTTCTTCGTCGAGCAGATTCTGAAAAAGCCCAATAACGGCAAGATCGACGTGGACAAGGTGGTGCGCTACATCTCGGGGATGAACGGCTACGAATTGCAGCGCATCGGCAAGGAGGCCTCCCTCCACGCCATCCGCCACGGCTTGAAATGCATCAGCGAGGAGATCCTCATCGAGCAGATCAACATCATCAAGTACGGCTCCAAGCTCGAAAAAACCCATATCCGCAACCTGGAGGAAGACCTGCGCATGACCGCTTTCCACGAAGCCGGACATGCGGTCCTCTCCTACCTGCTGCTCCCCAATACCAAAATCGAGCAGGTGACCATTGCCCCGCGCTTGCGGGTTCTGGGCTTCATCTCCTACAGCTTCGAGGATTTCCCCAGCAACCTCTCGAAAGAGGAGGTGTTCAACAACATCTGCGTGCTCATGGCGGGAAGAATGGCAAGCATGAAAAAATTCGGCGCCAAGGGCATGGACACCGGCGCAGCCAGCGATCTGGAAGAAGCGACACACCAGGCCTACACCGCCATCGCCAACCTGGGCATGGACGAGGAGCTGGGCTTTGTCCACACCGACACCTTAAGCCGCAACGTGAACAAACAGCTCTTCCGGGAGGTGGTGGAACGCCAGGTCCGCCTCTGGATCGACAAGGCCACGCGCAAGGCAGGGGAAATGATTGAGGCAAACTGGCAACAGATAGAGACCCTGGCCAATATCCTGATCCGCCAGGAGATTGTGGATGGCGGGGAGCTGGAAAAGATTATGCAGAAGAAAAGGGGCGCCAAGTAG
- a CDS encoding L-threonine 3-dehydrogenase, with protein sequence MHRILVTGATGQIGSELVPALRARYGAANVIAVGHKKNPASELRENGPYAALDIRERNALAELVERERIDTIYHLAALLSATAEADPQLAWEINMGGLLNVLEVARLAHCGVFHPSSIGAFGPSTPRDHTPQVTIQRPNTMYGVTKVSGELLCDYYHHRYGLDTRGIRFPGLISHKTQPGGGTTDYAVEIFAAALSQKQYTCFLQQGTRLDMMYMPDAIRAAMEIMEAEPARLHHRNAYNLTAMSFAPETLGAEIGLHIPGFTISYQPDPVRQAIADSWPNSLDDSAARADWDWRPRYGLREMTREMLGALSAKESRESRPFHQQGGGQ encoded by the coding sequence ATGCACCGCATTCTTGTCACCGGCGCAACCGGCCAGATCGGTTCGGAACTCGTCCCGGCCCTGCGCGCCCGCTACGGCGCAGCCAATGTTATCGCGGTGGGGCACAAAAAAAACCCGGCGTCGGAATTGCGCGAGAATGGCCCCTATGCCGCCTTGGACATCCGCGAGCGCAACGCACTTGCCGAGCTGGTCGAGCGGGAACGGATCGACACCATCTACCACCTGGCCGCCCTGCTCTCCGCCACGGCCGAGGCAGATCCCCAGCTCGCCTGGGAGATCAACATGGGCGGCCTGCTCAATGTGCTGGAGGTGGCCCGCCTCGCCCATTGCGGAGTCTTTCACCCCAGCTCCATCGGCGCCTTCGGCCCCTCAACCCCCCGCGACCATACCCCGCAGGTGACCATCCAGCGGCCCAACACCATGTACGGAGTGACCAAGGTAAGCGGCGAGCTCCTCTGCGACTATTATCACCACCGCTATGGCTTGGACACCCGGGGCATCCGCTTTCCCGGCCTCATCTCCCACAAGACCCAGCCCGGCGGCGGCACCACCGATTATGCGGTGGAGATCTTTGCCGCCGCCCTGAGCCAAAAACAATACACCTGCTTCCTGCAACAGGGCACCCGGTTGGATATGATGTACATGCCCGACGCCATCCGGGCGGCCATGGAGATCATGGAAGCCGAACCGGCAAGGCTGCACCATCGCAACGCCTACAACCTCACAGCCATGAGCTTTGCCCCGGAAACGCTGGGGGCGGAAATTGGACTGCATATCCCGGGCTTTACCATCTCCTATCAACCGGACCCCGTTCGCCAGGCCATTGCCGATTCCTGGCCCAACAGCCTGGACGACAGCGCCGCCCGCGCGGACTGGGACTGGCGGCCCCGATATGGCCTGCGCGAAATGACCAGGGAAATGCTTGGTGCCCTCTCCGCTAAGGAAAGCCGGGAAAGCCGACCATTCCACCAACAAGGAGGAGGCCAATGA
- a CDS encoding aminotransferase class I/II-fold pyridoxal phosphate-dependent enzyme yields MSLEKIRPQFADTLAALDKQATRKGHERALTAIRPARADFGPRCLLVGYGDREFLRLNSNSYLGLSLHPEVIGAAEEAARRFGAGPGAVRFISGTCLSHTELEEKLARFHDREAGMLMSSAYATVMGVLPQLITEETLVVSDALNHNCIINAIRLAKPAAKAIYRHLDMADLTVKLAEFRGKVRRVVVVTDGVFSMRGDHAPLAELSSLCAELEDSFPEGIITVADDSHGVGVFGPSGRGCEEYTRGRVDILIGTLGKAFGVNGGYMVGDALFRDYLRETAPFYIYSNPITPAEAAAAGKALDILTGSEGGFLLEKLRGLRKFFTDGLTALDYASINGDHPIVPLMLRDTAKTTQLVNHLFAHDILATGLCYPVVPKGDEEIRFQLNASHTTKDLECVLAALQSFRDTP; encoded by the coding sequence ATGAGCCTTGAAAAGATCAGGCCGCAGTTTGCCGACACGCTCGCCGCCCTGGACAAACAAGCGACCCGCAAGGGCCACGAACGGGCGCTCACCGCCATCAGACCGGCCCGGGCAGACTTTGGCCCCCGCTGCCTTCTGGTCGGCTACGGTGACCGGGAGTTTCTCCGGCTGAACTCCAACTCCTATCTCGGCCTCTCCCTCCATCCGGAGGTGATTGGAGCGGCAGAGGAGGCGGCGCGCCGTTTCGGCGCAGGCCCGGGGGCGGTGCGCTTTATCAGCGGCACCTGCCTTTCCCATACGGAACTGGAAGAAAAACTGGCCCGGTTCCACGACCGCGAGGCAGGGATGCTCATGAGCTCCGCCTATGCCACGGTGATGGGGGTGCTGCCCCAGCTGATCACGGAAGAAACCCTGGTGGTGAGCGACGCCTTGAACCACAACTGCATCATCAACGCTATCCGCTTGGCAAAGCCAGCGGCCAAGGCGATATACCGCCATCTGGATATGGCGGATCTCACCGTCAAACTTGCGGAATTCCGGGGCAAGGTCAGGAGGGTGGTCGTGGTCACCGACGGCGTCTTCAGCATGCGGGGCGACCACGCGCCGCTGGCCGAGTTGAGCAGCTTGTGCGCCGAGCTGGAAGACAGCTTTCCCGAGGGGATCATCACCGTGGCCGACGACTCGCACGGGGTCGGGGTCTTTGGCCCCAGCGGCCGCGGTTGCGAGGAATATACCCGCGGCCGGGTGGATATTCTGATCGGTACCCTGGGCAAGGCTTTCGGCGTCAACGGCGGTTATATGGTGGGGGATGCTCTTTTTCGCGATTACCTGCGGGAAACCGCACCCTTCTATATCTACTCAAACCCCATCACCCCGGCGGAGGCTGCGGCCGCCGGCAAGGCGCTGGATATTCTCACCGGGAGCGAAGGGGGATTCCTGCTGGAAAAATTGCGGGGCTTACGGAAATTCTTTACCGATGGACTTACCGCTCTCGACTATGCGAGCATCAACGGCGACCACCCCATCGTCCCCCTCATGCTCCGCGACACCGCAAAAACCACACAGTTGGTGAACCACCTCTTTGCCCACGACATCCTTGCCACCGGCCTTTGCTACCCGGTGGTTCCCAAGGGGGACGAAGAAATCCGCTTCCAGCTCAACGCCAGCCACACCACAAAGGATCTCGAATGTGTCCTTGCAGCATTACAATCATTTCGCGACACCCCGTAG
- a CDS encoding RtcB family protein — protein sequence MKQIITSEKTKIKLWLDDIDAGAFAQAKNLANLPFVFKHVAVMPDAHQGYGMPIGGVMASEEVVIPNAVGVDIGCGMCAVRTSLATLSTEQLKGVLTEIRRTIPLGFKHHKRGQDRSLMPKSAIPLDELTVIAREYQSALTQLGTLGGGNHFIEIQKGNDGHVWLMVHSGSRNLGFKVANYYNRLAMELNRQWGSKIPPNWQLAFLPISSAAGQIYLHEMRFCVEFAYANRKMMMERVKEAVLSVVQPVFFEPMINIAHNYAAMEVHFGKNVMVHRKGATRAQVGEIGIVPGSQGTPSYIVRGKGNKESFESCAHGAGRKMGRKQAQRQLDLEREKKRLDDQGIIHAIRSVSDLEEAAGAYKDIDAVIENQLDLVEVLVELRPLAVIKG from the coding sequence ATGAAACAGATAATTACCTCGGAAAAAACCAAGATCAAGCTCTGGCTCGACGATATCGATGCCGGCGCCTTTGCCCAGGCGAAAAATCTCGCCAATCTTCCCTTTGTCTTCAAACATGTTGCCGTGATGCCGGATGCCCATCAGGGGTATGGCATGCCCATCGGCGGGGTCATGGCCTCGGAAGAGGTGGTGATCCCCAATGCGGTCGGGGTCGATATCGGTTGCGGCATGTGTGCGGTGCGGACCTCGCTTGCCACCTTGTCCACGGAACAATTGAAGGGGGTCTTGACCGAGATCAGAAGAACCATTCCTTTAGGCTTCAAGCATCATAAAAGGGGGCAGGACCGCAGCCTCATGCCCAAGAGCGCGATCCCCCTCGATGAGTTGACGGTTATTGCCCGGGAATATCAAAGCGCCCTGACCCAACTCGGCACCCTGGGCGGGGGGAACCATTTCATCGAAATCCAGAAGGGCAATGACGGCCATGTCTGGCTGATGGTGCATTCCGGCAGCCGCAATCTCGGCTTTAAGGTGGCCAATTACTACAACCGCTTGGCCATGGAGCTGAACAGGCAATGGGGCTCCAAGATCCCGCCGAACTGGCAGCTGGCTTTTTTGCCCATCAGCAGTGCGGCCGGGCAGATCTATCTGCATGAAATGCGTTTTTGCGTGGAATTCGCCTATGCCAATCGGAAGATGATGATGGAGCGGGTCAAGGAGGCGGTGCTCTCCGTGGTGCAGCCGGTGTTCTTTGAGCCGATGATCAATATTGCCCATAACTATGCGGCCATGGAAGTCCATTTCGGCAAAAATGTCATGGTCCATCGCAAAGGGGCGACCCGGGCCCAGGTTGGCGAGATCGGTATTGTCCCCGGCTCCCAGGGCACGCCCAGCTATATTGTGCGGGGCAAGGGCAACAAGGAAAGTTTTGAGTCCTGCGCCCATGGGGCCGGGCGGAAGATGGGCCGCAAGCAGGCCCAGCGGCAGCTGGATCTGGAGCGGGAGAAGAAGCGTCTGGACGATCAGGGGATTATCCATGCCATCCGTTCCGTCAGCGATCTGGAAGAAGCGGCTGGCGCCTATAAGGACATCGATGCGGTGATCGAAAATCAGTTGGATCTGGTGGAGGTCTTGGTGGAGTTGCGTCCCCTGGCGGTGATCAAAGGGTGA
- a CDS encoding Fur family transcriptional regulator encodes MAKKLPQTNLEQKLRAFEQACRKVGLKLTHQRLEIFRELAVACDHPSAETLYKRLQKRMPTLSLDTVYRTLATFEKHHLITKVETVESQARFEADMDLHHHAICRQCGAITDFNWNSFDAVQLPKEISGWGRIDKKNITLHGICGKCANGGRAK; translated from the coding sequence ATGGCGAAAAAACTTCCGCAAACAAACCTCGAACAAAAACTGCGCGCCTTTGAGCAGGCCTGTCGCAAGGTCGGCCTCAAGCTGACCCATCAGCGGCTGGAAATCTTTCGCGAGCTTGCCGTGGCCTGCGACCATCCTTCGGCAGAAACGCTTTACAAAAGGCTACAAAAAAGGATGCCCACCCTCTCCCTTGATACCGTGTACCGGACCCTGGCTACCTTTGAAAAACACCACCTCATCACCAAGGTGGAAACCGTGGAAAGCCAGGCCCGTTTCGAGGCCGACATGGATCTCCACCACCATGCCATCTGCCGGCAATGCGGGGCCATCACCGATTTCAACTGGAATTCCTTTGATGCGGTGCAACTGCCCAAGGAAATCTCCGGCTGGGGCCGGATTGATAAGAAGAATATCACCCTGCATGGGATTTGCGGAAAGTGCGCAAATGGCGGCCGAGCGAAGTGA